The DNA window agagagacaaagcatgaacgggggagggtcagagagagggagatacagaatctgaaacagactccaggctctgagctgtcagcacagagcccgacgtggggctcgaactcacggaccgcgagatcatgacctgagccgaagtccgccgcttaaccgactgagccacccaggtgccccggtttttGCCATTTTGGACGAGATTTTGATTTATTCTTAaagatattttgtcttttatgtaTCACTGAGAGATGTTATTTGATTATTCAACAATCATGTATATCTTGGCAAGAACTCTTCTTAGATGTCcaggatagaaaaaaaacaaaaaacaaaaaacaaaaacatagtccCTGGTTCATACTCTCGACTGAAGTCTAGAGTAAAGCAATAGTTACAACACAGGGTGCTGGGTGCTCCGACAGAGGTGAATGCAGGGTGCTGTGGTAGCACAATGGAAGACATTTTGCTAACACTAGAACTTTATCTTGAAAGCCAAGAGGAACTCACTACAAGATTTTAAATGGGAAACACCTTTCTGACCATGAGATGGAGGATATAAACTTGGAGGCCAGGAAAACAGCTGCGAATAAGAAGTGACGATGGCCTGAACAGAAGCAATAGAGACAGAGGGCAAAGTGCTCCAAGTGACTGACTAGACAGGacgggggtggagggtggtggaAAAGAGAAGTGACAATCTTGGATCTGAGGAGCTCTTAATTCGTAGGCTTAATTCAAGAATTAATTAATTCAAGAATTCAAGAATTCAGGAGCAAAAAAGTCAGGTTGTGGGGAAAAGATGAATTCAGTTTTGCAAATATGGAGTTTGAGGTTCTCATGGAAATTTCCAGTAGGCAACTGGATACAGAGGCATATTGTGCtttcaagtagaaaaaaagacTAACATCCATGAAATAATTGGGAACTATAAAGGGTCTAAATAAAACAGTATCAATGGGGGACTGGTTAAATAAGCATTACACAGGCACagaatgaaatattatacagcaGTTAAAAACAATGAGCTAGATCTATAGGGTGTCATACTGGAAGCCATTCAAGAcattattagttaaaaaaaaaaaaaaaagcctagagcTCTTTCTATAATGTTCAAAAAATTGGCAAGCATTACTACTTttgcaagaagaagaaaagcgataaagataaataatgaggagcgcctgggtgtccaactcttggtttcagctcaagtcatgtcAAGTTCgtatctcaaggtttgtgagatacAGCCcagcaacaggctctgtgctgatggtgcagagtctgcttgggattctctctcctcctctctctgcccttcactcgctctctctcactctcaaaataaataaatacataaataaacttttttttaaaaagccaaattttttttttacagaataatGAAAAAGTATGGCATTTAGAAAATAGGAGGTTAGATTACATCTGTGTTTTGACaaatctccaggtgattctgaagcaagttcaagtttgagaactacGGATTCGACTTTAAAGTTGGATGCAGAACTAGATGGACTCTCCTTTTGTACTACCAATTCACTATAATAAAGTCTCAGAGCACAGTGAAATAACGGTATGTAACAAAAACACACTATTACGTTATTATAACTGTAGCTTATGTAACGAACCGAAACAAATACATTTCACACCAGAAAGGCTTTAAACCGATGAAGGATACCAACATCTAGTTTTCCGTATTCTGAGAAGTGCCTCTAACATATCCTAAGTTCTGTGCATTATTAGAACGAATAAAGGGCCTCTTGAAAAACTTGTCACCTTCCACCTCCATTGATAACGTACACTTGTTTTCGCCAAACGAGACTACAAGCAAGCCCCCACAGGGTCAACCCCACACTCGAACAGATAACCAACCGGCCATTCCCCAACTCCAAGACCCCAGGAAAGCTGCCTTAGTCTGTAACGTAGGCGCCACTGAGAAGCGACAGAGCGCTTATCCCTAAAGCAGGGGCAAGAGGATTGGGGCGGAGTCGAAAATGACGCCCAGAGACAAGTGCTGTCCTCGCACCCAAGGCAACAGCAAAGGCTACAACTCACTGCAGGAGACGAGAGTAAAACTCCTCAGCGGCTCGGTTCATTCGGGGCCACATCACGCCCCAATTCGACTGCTGATCCGAAACCGCCAAACTGAACTGCGCGCCGGACGCTGACGTCCTGGGTCATGACCCCATCGCCGGGACTACTTTTACACCCCACCCACTCCCGACAGGCCCCGTTTGTCCACCAAGTTAATCTTTTGTTTTAGAGCACACCGCAGTTTTTCCTCTGCCAACAATTTTCCATTCCtgtaagaaaaagttaaaataagttGCAGCGgctgagaggggggaaaaaaaaaaaaaaaaaaaaaaaaaagacacttcgTCTCGCGAGAGTTGCCACGCCTCTTTATGGATTATTCCGCGGAAAGGAGTCCCTTATTTCTAAGCGATATTGTTGGCTTTGAAGGTGGGTAGATACCATAATTTGATGCATGTGAAAAAATAATAcgctatttgttatttttatagagtggtagagaaatattttatgtttctggaTTGGTTCTGAGGCGGGGAAGGTTGGCGGACGAGTTGAACGCTACAAATAGAGCGGAAGTGCTAAGCATTTCCTTTTCCTATAGGAGCCGCCGGGTTGAGAGGAGCGTggccctctcctctccccgcGATGGTGAGTGGAGGTCTTTTCTGGCGAAGGCTTTCTTGCGCTCGGGTCCCGGCAGAAATGTATTAGGGGTTTAGGACCCAAGAGCTGTAGGGGAGAAAGCGAGGATAAAGGGGATGAGATCAGAGGCATCATGTGTTTGGGGGTTGGAGCTGGGTAGTGCGGCTAATTTACGGCAGCCATTTTAGAGGCAACGTGGGCGTCCCAGCAATGGGCGACACGGTCGCTTTCAGGTGCGGAGGAATCTTTGGGATTCTAGTTTCCTTGCATCGTAGAAGGCGTGAGTTCTACCGAAAATAGGGAAGCTCTTGGGGCCTGAGACTCAATCGGGGCCTGAGACTCAATTGGGGCCATAATCAGTTTTGGGCTTTGTATTTTCAGGTGTTGTTCAGGaaggaacattttcatttttgccgAGGCAGATTTTATTAAAGTCCCGCATATCCACATTTTTCTGAATACTCCTATGTGTTCATCTTAACACGTGCCTCTACAAAAACTTCGTCATCTCCTTAACTTAAAAGTTGCTCTATTTGGTGTTGCCTAAATCTGTGAATTTTTTAGCCAGGTGtagttaagtgggaaaaaaaagaccctaTACTTGTGATGCTTGGATGATAATTTGGACAAAATAGCACTAGAATGTTCGATGGTAGTGTTGTGGACATGGGGAATGGAAGACGAGGCAGTAGTTGGGCTTTAAAGTAATAAGAGAAATTTCAGAGAAGGTGACTGAAGGAGGGTGAGGAAGCATGCAGATTGTTTTTAAGATGAAGACTTACCTCTGAGGGAGAAGGGGTATGCCCCTGGGTGTAGGTACAGACAGTAGCATCTGGAAAAGTGTGGGAGATGAAATCCAACAGATTCTGTAGGCTATCCTCAGAAATTTAGTTTTGCTTTCAGGTGTAAGCCTTTGGAGAAGGTTGAGCAAAAAGAAACATGGCCAGTATTTGTACTGGTAAGTTGTGTGATATGTGTTTGAGATGAAGGGGGCCAAGGGCAGAAATTGGAAGGAGAACTGTAGGAGACAAGATACGCTGACATTTGGGGTTGCAGAGTTTATCTAGATGGTAGTATTAAATAGCATTTTCGAATCTCACAGTATGCCTTGAATCGTTTTTGCCGGGTAAGGCCTGGTTTGAAAAGTTAATGATCAATTTTGTGCTTGAACTTGAGATTCTAAATGTTACAGTGTAAGAATGTTTTGAAATTAATAAACGTAATGTGTTGGTAATAGCCTCTGTTTCAGCTCTGAGTGTTGTCTACCTCCCCAAACTCCAGTCTCCTGTAATTGAGGTTTTAATGGTATTGTTGATGTGTGACCATAGTGCCTTTGGCTTTGTCAATATgagtatcttttcctttttcccaggCGTGTGCTCGTCCATTGATATCCGTGTACTCCGAAAAGGGGGAGTCATCTGGCAAAAATGTTACCCTGCCTGCTGTATTCAAGGCTCCCATTCGACCAGATATCGTGAACTTTGTTCACACCAACTTGCGCAAAAACAATAGACAGCCATATGCTGTCAGTGAATTAGCAGGTATGGATTTTTCGAGGATTGTTGTTTTAAGACATGCTTAACAGCAGTGATGAAATAACACTCCATTGGTCCGTGTTTCTGAAGCACATGATTTTCCTGGATGTTCTGATGCTGTTGTTACCATGCATAATAGTCCTATATTAGTATGATTGGGTAGCTAAAACTTGTATTTCTTCCTAATTTCAGGTCATCAAACCAGTGCTGAGTCTTGGGGTACTGGCAGAGCCGTGGCTCGAATTCCCAGAGTTCGAGGTGGTGGAACTCACCGTTCTGGCCAGGGTGCTTTTGGAAATGTATCCTTTGTTCCACTATGTAGATGGGTCAGCTCTTCGGGAATTTATCAAATTGAACCTGGCTTGTACAtagttgaaaatatttcaaacatactgATAGCGTCCAGGTTAAATATTGTTCTAGGCAGACAGGGGCTTGGCATTAGGAAATTTTGCTTGCAATGATGTCGTAATTTGCGTCTTACTCTGTTCTCGGCGACAGTTGCCTGCTGTCAGTAAGCTGGTTCAGAAGGGTGACGAAAATTCTTACTGAGCAagacatgatcttttttttttaattgccaaaatTTTGAGAAATGAGATTCTTAACTGGGAAAATAGATGTGTCGTGGGGGCCGCATGTTCGCACCAACCAAAACCTGGCGCCGTTGGCACCGCAGAGTGAACACAACACAGAAGCGATATGCCATCTGCTCTGCCCTGGCTGCCTCAGCCTTACCAGCACTGGTCATGTCTAAAGGTTTGTAGATTTTGTTTTACAGGACTGGTACAAAgtaccctcctcccccccccccaccatttcaATCATGCTAATGATCTGTGTCAATTCTGTTCATCCCAGAGAGCCTGACTAGATTTCCCTCTTCTAAATAATAGTTCTGACCACTTAGGTCGATAGTAAGTCATCTGTGAAGACTGTGTAACTGGGAAACTAATAGAAATACAGGGATTTCATATATTGGCAAACTTTTCCACTCAGTTCATCACGTTCCCTACTCTGTAACTGTCAAAATGATGAGATTCCACTTAATTGGTCCGTGTTTCTGAAACACATGATATTTGTGGATATTCTGACTTGGCACATTGTGTTCCATTTTGCTTTTGTGGATTATATGAAATGTTTCTCAATTTTTCAAAAGGTTCGGGGTAACTAGGCTTTTGTTAATTGGCTCTGTCAGGTCATCGTATTGAGGAAGTTCCGGAACTTCCTTTGGTGGTTGAAGATAAAGTTGAAGGCTACAAGAAGACCAAGGAGGCTGTTTTGCTTCTTAAGAAACTTAAAGCCTGGAATGATATCAAAAAGGTAGGTTTAATGAACAAATTTCCCGTTTGGTGGTCCTTAACTTCAtcagattttaaatttcaaaagatgACTGGAGGACAGTGTAACTTGAGGGGCTATGAGAATGAGGACTCTAAAACCTTATAAAACTTAGGTTTGAATCTTGCCTGGCATTTACGGTTGCGTGTGAATGTTGGGCAGTTCATCGTGGCTCCTTTCTTTACAGTGGAGACTAATTACTTGAAATCACGTTTGAAGATGAATTACTAAGGCCATATTTTAATGAGAGTAATAAATGTTCTCGCTTTTTAGGTCTATGCCTCTCAACGAATGAGAGCTGGCAAGGGGAAAATGAGAAACCGTCGTCGTATCCAGCGCAGGGGACCCTGCATCATCTATAATGAGGACAATGGTATCATCAAGGCCTTCAGAAACATCCCCGGTAATTGTACTGCTTACGCATGTTTTGCTTGTCCGTACTATGCAAGTTTACTCAGCTTTTACTATGATGAGATTCTACTGTATGGTCCGTGTTTCTGAATCACATGATCTGGTGGAACTTCTGATTCTCAGCTGAATGAGTACGCCAGTGAAAGTTGGAACTGCCTGATTAGTAACATAGATCTCAGGTACCTTACATAGCACAAAAGTAGTACAGGagatttgtgtttttgtgttgaGATACAGgctccctaatttttttttcctttaaaaggaaTTACTTTGCTTAATGTAAGCAAACTGAACATTTTGAAACTTGCTCCTGGTGGGCATGTGGGACGTTTCTGCATCTGGACTGAAAGTGCTTTCCGCAAGTTGGATGATCTGTATGGCACTTGGCGTAAGGCTGCCTCCCTCAAGAGTAACTACAAGTGAGTATTGTTGGCCTTCATGTATCAAACACAGGTGTTGATGCTGCACATACTTATATTTCCTATTGGTTTGCATGTTTTGTGAATAATGAATGTGGTTTTGCCATGTGCCCTCATGTACAGATAGGATATGCCAAAATGGTGAGATACTCTGAGAAGTTGATAGTGTAGTTGAAATTAACTCAGGAGAGCTTCGACTGTCAGTGAGAATTGGGAATTGAGCATCTTAttgtcagcattttttttttctcagccttcCCATGCATAAGATGCTTAATACAGACCTTAGCAGAATCTTGAAGAGCCCTGAGATCCAGAGAGCCCTCCGAGCACCACGGTAAACTTGTGATACTTCGTCTCATTCCAATCTCTTACCATTCGTTATTTGAGAAACATGAGTAATGTGAATGAAGTTCTTAATATTGTAACGTCTACTTTTCTACAGCAAGAAGATTCATCGCAGAGTCCTCAAGAAGAATCCACTGAAAAACCTGAGAATCATGTTGAAGCTGAACCCGTATGCAAAGACAATGCGCCGGAACACCATTCTTCGCCAGGCCAAGAATGTAAGTGATAATTTGGTTTTTGCTGATATGTTAAGTTTTTAGAAAGGTTTGATTCTTAGGTTTTCTTCTTAATTTGTTGCAGCACAAACTCCGGATGGATAAGGCTGCAGCAGCCTTAGAAGCCAAATCCGAGGAGAAGGGTGTTCCAGGCAAGAAGCCTGTggtagggaagaaaggaaagaaggctgTCGGTGTTAAGAAGCAGAAAAAACCCTTGGCAGGAAAAAAGCCTGCAGCGACCAAGAAACCAGTAGCTGAGAAGAAGCCTGCAGAGAAGAAACCCACCACGGAAGAAAAGAAACCTGCATAAAACTTAGATTTGTTTATTCCATAAAAGTTAAATCATTTTGGACAGCTAATTATGAATAAAGGCCTAATCAAAGACCGTGGGAAACCTGACTTGTTGGATGTGTTTGTGAATCTTggttagaattttattttgttgcccataattcctgtcttttgcttcctttttttgggggggggggtctggtaTAAAACTGGACTTTGCATTGTAAATCCATGCAGGTGAATGGAAACAACGCTGCATAAATCCAGTTTGTAGATAACAAGCAGATAGCTAAAAGACTGGTCTCAGATATGAAGCTATTAGGATTTAGCAAtccttcctcaaaaaaaaaactacaccttcaaaaataggtaaaattcCATAAAGGTTTGGCTTTTACAGTACCACAAGAGGgcagaatatatatacatttagggGTACTGCGTTAAGAAATTGATGGTTCTTCCAGAGGTTCCTGTTAGAACCTGCTGCGTTAGAGTATAGTTATCGCAGGAGATGCTACCCCCAATAAATTGACCTATGTTATGAAGGTGTCCAAAGCGTTTCTCAGAACTACTTGATACTTGCAGTTTCACTAAGGGATGaacagaggagcacctgggtggcttagttgaaaCTGACTttaatagaggggcacctgggtggctcagttggttaagcgtctgacttgcaCTCAGGTTATGGttttgcggtttgtgggttcaccccctacatcggcctctgtgctgacagctcggaacctggagcctgcttcggattctgtgtctctgcccctccgcacttgtgctcggtctccatcaaaaataagtaaaaaaaacaaacacgcaggttctgcactgtcaatgcagaaccttGTGTGGTGCTCCCAACTACTGAAGCATAAATTCATGGCCAGAGCCAAagtcccatcctttttttttaatttttttttttttaacgtttatttttgagacagacagagcatgaatgggggagggtcagagagagggagacaaagaatccgaaacaggctccgggctctgagctgtcagcacaggggcccgatgcggggctggaactcactgaccgcaagatcgtgacctgagctgaagtcggcgctcaactgactgagccacccaggcgcccccaaagtccCATCCTTAAACCCAGAGCATCTGGCTTGTTTCAAGCtgcggtcatgatcccagggtcgcggAATGAAGCCCTGTGTGTTGTGTTCCACGCCGAGCTTGCACCCTGCTTAGCGTTTTaactctgcccctttcctgctcacatgctctgctctaaaaaaaaaaaaaaaaaaaaaaaaaacgcagagAAGTCTGCGCCAAAGAACGTTGATTGTTTTCCTACCCTGTTCAGTCCCAGCATGACTTCCCACCTTAAGAGTTAAATTGTCCTATTTTTGTCTCCTGTCGGGATCTTGTTTGCAACAGGTTTGTTTCCATTGGCAACCTACTTAAAAATCCACATCAAGGTGATGGATCTTCCACTTGGCAGATTCAGGGCAACCTAGCCCTTAGCATACAAAGGCACCACGTCCCAACAGAATGATAGCCCTGCTCTATCTTCCTGTTCCAATTTGCACACCCTCCTAGGAACCACTTTCACATGAGGAGGAATCCTTGCCTGCAAAAATAACAGGGCTTGTGCACCTGTGTGCTAGATACTGTGGTTTTGGTCTCTGCCCTCAAATGTGTCTGCAGGTCTTGTGGCGCTAAAATAGCCACTTGCTGCAGCACATTGAAAGTGCGATgcagggggacgcctgggtggctcaagtcggttgagcgtctcttGGTTTCAACTCCGGTCGTCaactcatagtttgtgggttccagccccacacggagcctgcctggggttcttttctctctctgcttctacctTGCTTGCTCGCTGTCGCtatcccagaataaataaatattaatatatatataataaaaggaaagacaaaaggggTCTCTCCTAGGAAAAGCACGCTCCCGCCGCGGAGCCAGCAAGAGTTCAGAGACGGGCCGGAAGCGTCGCTGCCCGCGTGCTGCCAGCCCCGCCCAGCCTGCTGTTTGGTTTCCCGGAACTAGGGCGCCGACGTCATTACCGGGCGCCGGGCCTGTCGGCCGGCGGGAGGAGGCGCCAT is part of the Neofelis nebulosa isolate mNeoNeb1 chromosome 7, mNeoNeb1.pri, whole genome shotgun sequence genome and encodes:
- the RPL4 gene encoding large ribosomal subunit protein uL4; its protein translation is MACARPLISVYSEKGESSGKNVTLPAVFKAPIRPDIVNFVHTNLRKNNRQPYAVSELAGHQTSAESWGTGRAVARIPRVRGGGTHRSGQGAFGNMCRGGRMFAPTKTWRRWHRRVNTTQKRYAICSALAASALPALVMSKGHRIEEVPELPLVVEDKVEGYKKTKEAVLLLKKLKAWNDIKKVYASQRMRAGKGKMRNRRRIQRRGPCIIYNEDNGIIKAFRNIPGITLLNVSKLNILKLAPGGHVGRFCIWTESAFRKLDDLYGTWRKAASLKSNYNLPMHKMLNTDLSRILKSPEIQRALRAPRKKIHRRVLKKNPLKNLRIMLKLNPYAKTMRRNTILRQAKNHKLRMDKAAAALEAKSEEKGVPGKKPVVGKKGKKAVGVKKQKKPLAGKKPAATKKPVAEKKPAEKKPTTEEKKPA